A genomic region of Nostoc sp. UHCC 0702 contains the following coding sequences:
- a CDS encoding AGE family epimerase/isomerase, with protein MGQDFKALAELYKNALLDDVLPFWEKHSLDWQQGGYFTCLDREGKIYDTDKFIWLQNRQVWTFSMLCNQLEKRENWLKIASNGANFLAQHGRDDDGNWYFALTCEGKPLVQPYNIFSDCFAAMAFSQYALASGEEWAKDVAMQAYNNVLRRKDNPKGKYNKIYPGTRPMKALAVPMILANLTLEMEWLLPSETLENVLTATVEEVMNDFLDQERGLMYENVGLYGSHIDCFDGRLINPGHGIEAMWFIMDIANRKSDRKTINQAVDVVLNILNFAWDSEYGGLYYFMDADNHPPQQLEWDQKLWWVHLESLVALAMGYRLTGRNECWEWYQKMHDYAWSHFSDRDYGEWFGYLNRRGEVLLNLKGGKWKGCFHVPRALYLCWQQFEALSCQSQ; from the coding sequence ATGGGGCAGGATTTCAAAGCGCTGGCGGAACTTTACAAAAACGCCCTCTTAGATGATGTACTGCCATTTTGGGAAAAACACTCACTCGACTGGCAGCAAGGCGGCTACTTCACTTGTCTTGACCGCGAGGGTAAGATTTATGACACAGATAAATTTATTTGGCTGCAAAACCGTCAGGTGTGGACTTTTTCTATGCTTTGCAACCAGTTAGAAAAACGAGAAAATTGGTTGAAAATTGCTAGCAATGGGGCTAATTTTCTCGCCCAACATGGCAGAGATGATGATGGCAACTGGTACTTTGCGCTAACTTGTGAAGGTAAGCCACTGGTTCAGCCTTACAATATCTTTTCTGATTGCTTTGCGGCGATGGCATTTAGTCAATACGCCCTTGCTTCTGGTGAAGAATGGGCTAAGGATGTGGCGATGCAAGCTTACAACAACGTTTTGCGCCGCAAGGATAACCCAAAGGGTAAATATAACAAGATTTATCCCGGTACGCGTCCTATGAAAGCTTTGGCAGTGCCGATGATTTTGGCGAACCTGACACTAGAAATGGAGTGGCTGTTACCCAGTGAAACCCTTGAAAACGTCCTGACTGCCACTGTTGAAGAAGTGATGAATGATTTTCTCGACCAGGAACGGGGACTGATGTATGAAAATGTTGGCCTCTACGGTTCGCACATTGATTGTTTTGATGGCAGGTTAATTAATCCTGGTCATGGTATCGAAGCGATGTGGTTTATTATGGACATCGCTAACCGTAAAAGCGATCGCAAAACGATTAATCAAGCCGTTGATGTAGTGCTAAATATCCTCAATTTTGCTTGGGATAGTGAATATGGCGGGTTGTATTATTTTATGGATGCAGATAATCATCCCCCGCAACAACTCGAATGGGATCAAAAACTGTGGTGGGTGCATTTAGAGTCTTTGGTTGCATTGGCAATGGGCTATCGTCTGACAGGGCGTAACGAGTGCTGGGAATGGTATCAAAAGATGCATGATTACGCTTGGTCACACTTTAGCGATCGCGACTATGGTGAGTGGTTTGGCTACCTCAACCGTCGTGGAGAAGTGCTGTTAAATCTCAAAGGCGGCAAATGGAAAGGTTGTTTTCATGTACCCCGTGCCCTGTATCTTTGCTGGCAGCAATTTGAGGCGTTGAGTTGCCAGTCTCAGTAA